The Methylorubrum populi genome contains a region encoding:
- a CDS encoding TIGR02300 family protein, with protein sequence MARPELGVKRQCMNCGAKFYDLDRDPATCPKCGTIYQIATTRVAPPVASRSDDDEDEDEKGGPEIVSLDEAETNEDDSDINVDDEEGGGDSSGGGDDDTFLEEEDGDDDVSDLIDNDSDGDEEG encoded by the coding sequence GTGGCTAGACCGGAACTCGGCGTCAAGCGCCAGTGCATGAATTGCGGTGCCAAGTTCTACGATCTCGACCGCGATCCGGCGACCTGCCCGAAATGCGGCACGATCTATCAGATCGCGACGACCCGCGTCGCCCCGCCGGTCGCCAGCCGCTCGGATGACGACGAGGACGAGGACGAGAAGGGCGGCCCGGAGATCGTCTCCCTCGACGAGGCCGAGACCAACGAGGACGACTCGGACATCAACGTGGACGACGAGGAGGGCGGCGGCGATTCCAGCGGCGGCGGCGACGACGACACCTTCCTGGAGGAAGAGGACGGCGACGACGACGTCTCCGACCTGATCGACAACGATTCCGACGGCGACGAGGAGGGCTGA
- a CDS encoding ferredoxin reductase, protein MNGTAPSPWRASTIRAIAPATPRVKSVRFDGLDRPHRAGQHVDVRLTAPDGYRAQRSYSIASAPGDPAGIELMIEGLEAGEVSGFFDQVAEVGDAIELRGPLGAFAWEPEDGGPVLLIGGGSGVVPLLAMVRARALSAPGVPMLLIYSVRGAAEAIARAELAARSRDETGFDLTLLLTREGPTAGRRIDRVMIDTAIECLGMPRHSFVCGGNGFVGTVADLLVDAGVKPGTIRTERFGG, encoded by the coding sequence GTGAACGGCACCGCGCCCTCTCCCTGGCGGGCCTCGACGATCCGGGCGATCGCGCCCGCGACGCCGCGGGTGAAGAGCGTCCGCTTCGATGGGCTGGACCGGCCCCACCGCGCCGGCCAGCACGTCGATGTGCGCCTCACCGCCCCCGACGGCTACCGGGCGCAGCGCAGCTACTCGATCGCCTCGGCACCCGGCGATCCCGCCGGAATCGAGCTGATGATCGAGGGACTGGAGGCGGGCGAGGTCTCGGGCTTCTTCGATCAGGTCGCCGAGGTCGGCGACGCGATCGAACTGCGCGGGCCTTTGGGCGCCTTCGCCTGGGAGCCGGAGGATGGCGGGCCGGTGCTGCTGATCGGCGGCGGCTCCGGCGTGGTGCCGCTGCTCGCCATGGTGCGCGCGCGCGCCCTGAGCGCGCCCGGGGTGCCGATGCTGCTGATCTACTCGGTGCGCGGCGCGGCCGAGGCCATCGCCCGGGCGGAACTCGCCGCGCGCTCCCGCGACGAGACCGGGTTCGACCTGACCCTGCTCCTCACCCGCGAGGGCCCGACGGCGGGCCGGCGCATCGACCGGGTGATGATCGACACGGCGATCGAATGCCTCGGCATGCCGCGCCACAGCTTCGTCTGCGGCGGCAACGGCTTCGTCGGCACCGTGGCCGACCTGCTGGTCGATGCCGGCGTGAAGCCCGGCACGATCCGCACCGAGCGGTTCGGCGGCTGA
- a CDS encoding sulfite oxidase-like oxidoreductase codes for MATRGFTGRPPAAAVRERLPPGQYLTDDFPVLQLGPTPRVPTEGWRFTLRQGSRPLTSWSWDAFAQLPRTRWQGDIHCVTKWSKFDTAWEGVSFDDILAAAGIEAPTGFVLAEGHDDYTTNVPVADLIGGQAMVATLYDGRPIPPDHGGPARLLVPHLYFWKSAKWVKGLRFTERDEAGFWELRGYHMYGDPWREQRFSGD; via the coding sequence ATGGCGACGCGAGGCTTTACCGGACGTCCCCCCGCCGCGGCGGTCCGCGAGCGGCTGCCGCCGGGCCAGTACCTCACCGACGACTTCCCCGTGCTTCAACTCGGGCCGACGCCGCGGGTCCCGACCGAGGGCTGGCGCTTCACCCTGCGCCAGGGCTCGCGCCCGCTGACGAGCTGGAGCTGGGACGCGTTCGCGCAACTGCCCCGCACCCGCTGGCAGGGCGACATCCACTGCGTGACCAAGTGGTCGAAGTTCGACACCGCCTGGGAGGGGGTGAGCTTCGACGACATCCTCGCCGCCGCCGGGATCGAGGCGCCGACCGGCTTCGTGCTCGCGGAAGGTCACGACGACTACACCACCAACGTGCCGGTGGCCGATCTCATCGGTGGCCAGGCGATGGTGGCGACCCTCTACGACGGGCGGCCGATCCCGCCCGATCACGGCGGCCCGGCCCGCCTGCTCGTGCCGCACCTGTATTTCTGGAAGAGCGCCAAGTGGGTGAAGGGCCTGCGCTTCACCGAACGGGACGAGGCCGGCTTCTGGGAACTGCGCGGCTACCACATGTACGGCGATCCCTGGCGCGAGCAGCGCTTCAGCGGCGATTGA
- a CDS encoding TonB-dependent siderophore receptor, producing MGKAARDAIRPETHRTVALLAGSGVLFGLASSWPPVARAQTVPPEAGETVLSELSVTGSGERAGGPVVGYRATRSASATRTDTALRDSPQSVQVVPREVLVDQQNVRLTDALTNVSNVQPAGTIQGRSDTYILRGFRTQTYAIDGLLLNPANSFQPTQRDLANVERVEVLKGPASVLYGQGDPGGLINIVTRQPTFTPSADATVQGGSFGFRRVQGSVSGAIPSVEGLAARFSFGTQNEATFRDFGGPENSRHFFAPAFFWNPDPSTRVYLNAEFSRQHSQYDEGLIAFRGRVPLDNVRRFYGEPWSRYYGESNMITLLAEHDVNENLTLRQAINGQWGGFDVFATRATGVNAAGTTVTRRLTEAESIYHSIDSRTEAVGRFVDPFGFRHTALAGFEVVDGFRHPYSTQGAATAVSFLNPIRGSVPQVGTLTLQSDLRQKLHLFGTYLQDQIEFFPGLQLVVGVRVDTANQFYFQRTPTSQTPAPDQNLTGVSPRVGLVWRPAEPLTLYGSYTTSFTPQTANLLGGTAPPPETGEQVEVGARFDLIPDRLTVSGAAFRILRANVAVTDPTDSRFSIITGEQRSQGFEGDIAGEILPGWKIIGGIGYLDAQVTRDTTVAVGNRLPAVPVFSASVWSTYQFQGGPLRGWGLGGGVTYVGERFGDITNTYKVGAYARLDATVFYEIDPTWRFAVNGRNLTDRRYIEQPFNAFNNLPGAPLTVLASLTARY from the coding sequence ATGGGCAAGGCAGCGCGGGACGCGATCCGTCCCGAAACTCACAGGACCGTCGCCCTCCTCGCCGGCTCGGGCGTCCTGTTCGGTCTCGCATCGTCCTGGCCGCCCGTTGCCCGAGCACAGACGGTTCCGCCGGAGGCCGGCGAGACCGTCCTGTCCGAACTCTCGGTGACGGGCAGCGGCGAGCGGGCGGGCGGTCCGGTCGTCGGCTATCGGGCGACGCGCTCGGCCAGCGCCACCCGGACCGACACCGCCCTGCGGGACTCGCCGCAATCGGTCCAGGTCGTGCCCCGCGAGGTGCTGGTCGATCAGCAGAACGTGCGCCTGACCGACGCGCTCACCAACGTCAGCAACGTCCAGCCGGCGGGCACGATCCAGGGCCGTTCCGACACCTACATCCTGCGCGGCTTCCGCACCCAGACCTACGCCATCGACGGCCTGCTGCTGAACCCGGCCAACTCGTTCCAGCCGACGCAGCGCGACCTCGCCAACGTCGAGCGGGTGGAGGTGCTGAAGGGCCCGGCCTCGGTTCTCTACGGGCAGGGCGATCCCGGCGGCCTGATCAACATCGTGACGCGCCAGCCGACCTTCACGCCCTCCGCCGACGCCACCGTGCAGGGCGGCTCGTTCGGCTTCCGGCGGGTGCAGGGCTCGGTGTCGGGGGCGATCCCGAGCGTGGAGGGGCTCGCCGCCCGCTTCAGCTTCGGCACGCAGAACGAGGCGACCTTCCGCGATTTCGGCGGACCGGAAAACTCCCGCCACTTCTTCGCGCCGGCCTTCTTCTGGAATCCCGACCCGTCCACCCGCGTCTATCTCAACGCCGAGTTCAGCCGCCAGCACAGCCAGTACGACGAGGGTCTGATCGCCTTCCGCGGCCGGGTGCCCCTCGACAACGTCCGCCGCTTCTATGGCGAGCCGTGGTCCCGCTACTACGGCGAATCGAACATGATCACGCTGCTCGCCGAGCACGACGTGAACGAGAACCTGACCCTGCGGCAGGCGATCAACGGCCAGTGGGGCGGCTTCGACGTGTTCGCGACCCGCGCCACGGGCGTGAACGCCGCCGGCACCACGGTGACGCGCCGCCTCACGGAAGCGGAGTCGATCTACCACTCCATCGACAGCCGGACCGAGGCGGTCGGGCGCTTCGTCGATCCGTTCGGCTTCCGCCACACGGCGCTGGCCGGCTTCGAGGTGGTGGACGGCTTCCGCCACCCCTACTCGACGCAAGGGGCGGCGACCGCGGTCTCGTTCCTCAACCCGATCCGGGGCTCGGTGCCGCAGGTCGGCACACTCACCCTGCAGAGCGACCTGAGGCAGAAGCTCCACCTGTTCGGCACCTACCTGCAGGACCAGATCGAGTTCTTCCCCGGCCTGCAGCTCGTCGTCGGCGTGCGGGTCGACACGGCCAACCAGTTCTACTTCCAGCGCACGCCCACAAGTCAGACGCCGGCGCCGGATCAGAACCTGACGGGCGTCTCGCCGCGGGTCGGCCTCGTCTGGCGACCGGCCGAGCCGCTCACGCTCTACGGCAGCTACACCACCTCCTTCACGCCGCAGACCGCCAACCTCCTCGGCGGCACCGCGCCGCCGCCCGAGACCGGCGAGCAGGTGGAGGTCGGCGCCCGCTTCGACCTGATCCCCGACCGGCTCACGGTCAGCGGCGCCGCCTTCCGCATCCTGCGGGCGAACGTCGCCGTCACCGACCCGACCGACAGCCGCTTCTCGATCATCACCGGCGAGCAGCGCTCGCAAGGGTTCGAGGGCGACATCGCCGGCGAGATCCTGCCCGGCTGGAAGATCATCGGCGGCATCGGCTATCTCGACGCGCAGGTGACGCGGGACACGACGGTCGCGGTCGGCAACCGGCTGCCGGCGGTGCCGGTCTTCAGCGCCAGCGTCTGGTCGACCTACCAGTTCCAGGGCGGTCCCCTGCGGGGTTGGGGCCTGGGGGGCGGCGTCACCTATGTCGGCGAGCGCTTCGGCGACATCACCAACACCTACAAGGTCGGCGCCTATGCCCGCCTCGACGCGACCGTGTTCTACGAGATCGATCCGACATGGCGCTTCGCCGTGAACGGCCGCAACCTCACCGACCGGCGCTACATCGAGCAGCCGTTCAACGCGTTCAACAACCTGCCCGGCGCTCCCCTGACGGTGCTCGCCAGCCTGACGGCGCGGTACTGA
- a CDS encoding PepSY-associated TM helix domain-containing protein, with protein sequence MPSAPSLRTILFRLHWALGLTAGLVLALMGATGALLSYEEAITAFANRDRAVATVRGGRPALAPATLVARIEAQAREGGQRGVRVAALTLSGDPAQSVVARFARGRAGGERPPSVHADPYDGTVLGPVRLEAAFATVRGLHRWLLIPGDGKGWGRTITGAGALALLLFLGSGLYLRWPGRHGWRVWLRPNLARPGRARWWSLHAVLGTWLLPVYAVIALSGLWWSYEWYRAGATWILTGQAPETRPAARTPGRPAPDATSDGASAIDAAWASFSATHGAALATLTLPEPEAATIRIRWRAADTVLRHEATYDARTGALAGEPHADDAGLGRRIAGNMLEVHRGRFFGAPAALLFCLAALAMPGFFATGLTLYLLRHRAGRRRASGTASRPVAAAGRG encoded by the coding sequence ATGCCGTCAGCCCCCTCCTTGCGCACCATCCTGTTTCGCCTGCACTGGGCGCTCGGCCTCACCGCCGGGCTCGTGCTCGCGCTGATGGGCGCGACGGGGGCGCTGTTGAGCTACGAGGAGGCGATCACGGCGTTCGCCAACCGCGACCGCGCGGTCGCGACGGTGCGGGGCGGGCGCCCCGCCCTCGCCCCCGCGACCCTCGTGGCGCGGATCGAGGCCCAGGCGCGGGAGGGCGGCCAACGAGGCGTGCGAGTGGCCGCGCTGACCCTGTCGGGCGACCCTGCGCAAAGCGTCGTGGCCCGCTTCGCCCGGGGGCGGGCGGGCGGCGAGCGTCCGCCCTCGGTCCATGCCGATCCCTATGACGGGACGGTGCTGGGCCCGGTCCGGCTCGAGGCCGCCTTCGCCACCGTGCGCGGGCTTCACCGCTGGCTTCTGATTCCCGGCGACGGCAAGGGCTGGGGCCGCACGATCACCGGCGCCGGCGCCCTCGCTCTCCTCCTCTTCCTCGGCAGCGGCCTGTATCTGCGCTGGCCCGGGCGGCACGGCTGGCGGGTCTGGCTGCGGCCGAACCTCGCCCGGCCCGGCCGGGCGCGCTGGTGGTCCCTGCACGCCGTCCTCGGCACGTGGCTGCTGCCGGTCTACGCGGTGATCGCCCTGTCGGGCCTGTGGTGGTCCTACGAATGGTACCGCGCGGGCGCCACCTGGATCCTCACCGGCCAAGCCCCCGAGACCCGTCCCGCCGCCCGGACGCCCGGACGTCCGGCGCCGGACGCGACGTCCGACGGCGCGTCCGCGATCGATGCGGCCTGGGCCAGCTTCTCGGCCACCCACGGGGCGGCGCTCGCCACCCTGACCCTGCCGGAGCCGGAGGCGGCGACGATCCGCATCCGCTGGCGCGCCGCGGACACGGTCCTGCGCCACGAGGCGACCTACGACGCGCGCACCGGCGCCCTCGCCGGCGAGCCGCATGCCGACGACGCCGGCCTCGGCCGGCGCATCGCCGGCAACATGCTGGAGGTGCATCGCGGCCGCTTCTTCGGCGCGCCCGCCGCCCTGCTGTTCTGCCTCGCCGCGCTGGCCATGCCGGGCTTCTTCGCCACCGGGCTGACCCTGTACCTGCTGCGGCACCGGGCGGGACGGCGACGGGCCTCCGGAACCGCATCCCGGCCGGTTGCGGCCGCCGGGCGAGGGTGA
- a CDS encoding helix-turn-helix transcriptional regulator — protein MTDAAEQEASFLNELGRRVRHARTVRGLSRKLLSQTSGLSERYIAQLESGQGNVSIILLRRVANAMGMRLDDLVASQEASSDWRVIRDLVDQADPDQIALAKSALAGSAGADTRAIRRRVALVGLRGAGKSTLGRMAAAHLGWRFVELNTEIERENGLSVREIFAIYGQEGYRRLEQKALRGLAEHPGPMVLATGGSIVAEPLTYDLLLSSFYTIWLQARPEEHLQRVRDQGHVEGKGDPTSVLEDLRAVLLSREPLYARASAVVDTSDVPVETMAARLIEVIEDRFSGNDNGGRRPAA, from the coding sequence ATGACCGACGCGGCCGAGCAAGAGGCGAGTTTCCTGAACGAGCTGGGCCGGCGGGTGCGCCACGCCCGGACGGTGCGCGGCCTGTCGCGCAAGCTGCTCTCGCAGACCTCCGGCCTGTCCGAGCGCTATATCGCCCAGCTCGAAAGCGGCCAGGGCAACGTCTCGATCATCCTGCTGCGGCGCGTCGCCAACGCGATGGGCATGCGGCTCGACGATCTCGTCGCCAGCCAGGAGGCCTCGTCCGACTGGCGCGTGATCCGCGACTTGGTCGATCAGGCCGATCCCGATCAGATCGCCCTGGCGAAGTCGGCGCTCGCCGGCTCGGCCGGCGCCGACACGCGGGCGATCCGGCGGCGGGTGGCGCTGGTGGGCCTGCGCGGGGCCGGCAAGTCGACCCTCGGGCGGATGGCGGCAGCCCATCTCGGCTGGCGCTTCGTCGAACTCAACACCGAGATCGAGCGCGAGAACGGCCTGTCGGTGCGGGAAATCTTCGCGATCTACGGCCAGGAGGGCTACCGCCGCCTGGAACAGAAGGCCCTGCGCGGTCTCGCCGAGCATCCGGGACCGATGGTGCTCGCCACCGGCGGCAGCATCGTCGCCGAACCGCTGACCTACGACCTGCTGCTGTCCTCCTTCTACACGATCTGGCTCCAGGCCCGGCCCGAGGAGCATCTGCAGCGGGTGCGCGACCAGGGTCATGTCGAGGGCAAGGGCGATCCGACCTCCGTCCTCGAGGATCTGCGCGCCGTGCTGCTCAGCCGGGAGCCGCTCTACGCCCGCGCCTCGGCCGTGGTGGACACCTCCGATGTGCCGGTCGAGACCATGGCCGCGCGCCTGATCGAGGTGATCGAGGATCGCTTCAGCGGCAACGACAACGGCGGCAGGCGCCCGGCCGCGTAA
- the cysE gene encoding serine O-acetyltransferase: MSASPSLSPAIGREAIAGVVDPLWTRVRTEAEAVLGDEPQLASFFVATILNHPTLEAAVAHRVAARLGHASLPTELVAHGFHEALQDDARIGQSMRADILAVMDRDPATTRAVEPLLYFKGFHAIQAHRLAHWYWGQGRRDLALYLQSRSSEVFQTDIHPAARIGRGVFFDHATGLVVGSTAVIEDDVSILHAVTLGGTGKHGGDRHPKIRRGVMIGAGAKILGNIEVGACARVAAGSVVLRPVPPHTTVVGVPARVVGAAGCAEPARSMDQLVAMSEFVDIAGGI, from the coding sequence ATGTCCGCCAGTCCTTCGCTCAGCCCGGCCATCGGGCGCGAGGCGATCGCCGGCGTCGTCGATCCGCTCTGGACGCGCGTGCGCACCGAGGCGGAGGCGGTGCTGGGCGACGAGCCGCAGCTCGCCTCGTTCTTCGTGGCCACCATCCTCAACCACCCGACCCTGGAGGCGGCGGTGGCCCACCGCGTCGCCGCCCGGCTCGGCCACGCCTCGCTGCCGACCGAACTCGTCGCCCACGGCTTCCACGAGGCGCTCCAGGACGATGCCCGCATCGGCCAGAGCATGCGCGCCGACATCCTCGCGGTGATGGACCGCGACCCCGCCACGACCCGGGCGGTCGAGCCGCTGCTGTACTTCAAGGGGTTCCACGCGATCCAGGCGCACCGGCTGGCCCACTGGTACTGGGGCCAGGGCCGGCGCGACCTCGCCCTCTATCTCCAGAGCCGCTCGTCGGAGGTGTTCCAGACCGACATCCACCCGGCGGCCCGGATCGGGCGCGGCGTGTTCTTCGACCACGCCACCGGCCTCGTGGTCGGCTCGACCGCGGTGATCGAGGACGACGTCTCGATCCTGCACGCGGTGACGCTCGGCGGCACGGGCAAGCACGGCGGCGACCGCCACCCGAAGATCCGCCGCGGCGTGATGATCGGCGCGGGCGCCAAGATCCTCGGCAACATCGAGGTCGGGGCCTGCGCCCGGGTCGCGGCCGGCTCCGTCGTGCTGCGGCCGGTGCCGCCCCACACCACCGTCGTCGGCGTGCCCGCCCGCGTCGTCGGCGCCGCCGGCTGCGCCGAGCCCGCCCGCTCGATGGACCAGCTCGTGGCGATGAGCGAGTTCGTCGACATCGCCGGCGGGATCTGA
- a CDS encoding DUF3126 family protein, producing MTKTEVAKLQDYLRRKFANASIRVVAMKTGDSAEVFIGDESIGVLADDKEDGDDSFTFRMAILDIDLEEDA from the coding sequence GTGACCAAGACCGAAGTCGCCAAGCTGCAGGACTATCTGCGCCGCAAGTTCGCCAACGCCAGCATCCGCGTGGTCGCGATGAAGACCGGCGATTCCGCCGAGGTGTTCATCGGCGACGAGTCGATCGGCGTGCTCGCCGACGACAAGGAGGACGGCGACGATTCCTTCACCTTCCGCATGGCGATCCTCGACATCGACCTCGAAGAGGACGCCTGA
- a CDS encoding helix-turn-helix transcriptional regulator, with amino-acid sequence MLSHEQIWTAIDRLAERHGYSASGLARRAGLDATSFNRSKRVGPDGRKRWPSTESIAKVLAATGASLDDFLRLVDSQEGPARTMVPLIGLTQAGSGRLFTDEGMPAGGPGWDEIEFPDLGGDRAFALEVQGDSMLPLYRDGDVLIVSPTASIRKGDRIVARLSGGEVLAKELRRRTARTIELVSLNPDHEDRTVPLADVAWMVRVMWVRQ; translated from the coding sequence ATGCTGTCGCACGAGCAGATCTGGACTGCCATCGACCGGTTGGCCGAGCGCCACGGCTATTCCGCTTCGGGCCTCGCCCGGCGTGCGGGGCTCGATGCGACGAGCTTCAACCGCTCGAAGCGGGTCGGGCCGGACGGGCGCAAGCGCTGGCCCTCGACCGAGTCGATCGCCAAGGTGCTGGCCGCGACCGGCGCCAGCCTCGACGACTTCCTGCGCCTGGTCGATTCCCAAGAAGGGCCGGCGCGGACGATGGTGCCGCTGATCGGCCTGACCCAGGCCGGCTCGGGCCGCCTGTTCACCGACGAGGGCATGCCGGCGGGCGGTCCCGGCTGGGACGAGATCGAGTTTCCCGATCTCGGCGGGGACCGCGCCTTCGCCCTGGAGGTCCAGGGCGATTCGATGCTGCCGCTCTACCGCGACGGCGACGTGCTGATCGTCTCGCCCACCGCCAGCATCCGCAAGGGCGACCGCATCGTCGCCCGGCTCAGCGGCGGCGAGGTGCTGGCCAAGGAGCTGCGCCGCCGCACCGCCCGCACCATCGAACTCGTCTCGCTCAACCCCGACCACGAGGATCGCACGGTGCCGCTCGCCGACGTCGCCTGGATGGTCCGGGTGATGTGGGTGCGGCAGTAG
- a CDS encoding DUF952 domain-containing protein produces MALVYKICPRPLWREAEALGRFTGAPADRADGFIHFSTAGQVAETAARHFSGQDDLLLVAIEGDDLGEALRFEPSRGGALFPHLYGDLPLSAVRSVADLPLGADGRHVFPAEIPRA; encoded by the coding sequence ATGGCCCTCGTCTACAAGATCTGCCCGCGCCCCCTCTGGCGGGAGGCGGAGGCGCTCGGCCGCTTCACCGGCGCGCCAGCCGACCGCGCCGACGGCTTCATCCATTTCTCCACCGCCGGGCAGGTGGCCGAGACCGCCGCGCGCCATTTTTCCGGGCAGGACGACCTGCTGCTCGTGGCGATCGAGGGCGACGATCTCGGCGAGGCCCTGCGCTTCGAGCCGTCGCGGGGCGGCGCGCTGTTCCCGCATCTCTACGGCGACTTGCCGCTGAGCGCCGTGCGTTCCGTGGCCGACCTGCCCCTCGGGGCGGATGGGCGCCACGTCTTCCCGGCGGAGATCCCGCGGGCATGA
- a CDS encoding quinone-dependent dihydroorotate dehydrogenase, whose protein sequence is MIEALFPLARPLLHGLDAETAHDLTIRGLSLLPPRRPPADDAALAVEALGHRFPNPLGLAAGFDKGARVADALLGLGFGFVEVGGVVPRAQPGNPRPRVFRLDRDRAVINRFGLNSEGLDAVADRLAARAGRAGLVGVNIGANKESQDRLADYVACTTRLAPHVAFITVNVSSPNTPGLRDLQGEAFLDDLLARVVAARDASGSQAAVLLKIAPDIALDGLDAMTATALRRGIQGLVVSNTTIARPATLAESTLAKEAGGLSGRPLFGPATRLLAETFLRVGERIPLVGVGGVDSAEAAWTKIRAGARLVQLYSALVYDGPALVGTIKRGLADRARAEGLTSLAPVVGRDAAAIARGA, encoded by the coding sequence ATGATCGAGGCCCTGTTTCCCCTCGCCCGCCCGCTGCTGCACGGGCTCGACGCCGAGACGGCGCACGACCTGACGATCCGCGGCCTCTCCCTGCTGCCGCCGCGCCGGCCGCCGGCCGACGACGCGGCGCTCGCCGTCGAGGCGCTCGGTCACCGCTTCCCCAACCCGCTCGGCCTCGCCGCCGGCTTCGACAAGGGCGCGCGGGTGGCCGACGCCCTGTTGGGCCTCGGCTTCGGCTTCGTCGAGGTCGGCGGCGTGGTGCCGCGAGCCCAGCCCGGCAATCCGCGCCCGCGGGTGTTCCGTCTCGACCGCGACCGGGCGGTGATCAACCGCTTCGGCCTCAACAGCGAGGGGCTCGACGCGGTGGCCGACCGGCTCGCGGCCCGGGCCGGCCGGGCCGGCCTCGTCGGCGTCAACATCGGTGCCAACAAGGAATCGCAGGACCGGCTCGCCGACTACGTCGCCTGCACCACCCGGCTCGCGCCGCACGTGGCCTTCATCACCGTCAACGTCTCCTCCCCCAACACCCCGGGTCTGCGCGACCTTCAGGGCGAGGCCTTCCTCGACGACCTGCTGGCCCGCGTCGTCGCCGCCCGCGACGCCAGCGGGTCGCAGGCCGCCGTGCTCCTCAAGATCGCCCCCGACATCGCGCTGGACGGCCTCGATGCGATGACGGCAACGGCGCTCCGGCGCGGCATCCAGGGCCTCGTGGTCTCGAACACCACGATTGCCCGGCCGGCCACCCTCGCCGAATCGACCCTGGCCAAGGAAGCCGGCGGCTTGTCCGGCCGGCCGCTGTTCGGCCCGGCGACCCGGCTCCTCGCCGAGACCTTCCTGCGCGTGGGCGAGCGAATCCCGCTGGTCGGCGTCGGCGGGGTCGATTCGGCGGAGGCCGCCTGGACCAAGATCCGGGCGGGCGCGCGCCTCGTGCAGCTCTATTCCGCCCTGGTCTACGACGGGCCGGCGCTCGTCGGCACGATCAAGCGCGGCCTCGCCGACCGGGCGCGGGCGGAAGGGCTGACGAGCCTCGCCCCCGTCGTCGGCCGGGATGCGGCAGCAATCGCGCGGGGTGCGTGA